ATGGGAATCGAGAAGCCCTGCTGCCTCGATTATCGTCTCTACCCCGTGAAGTGGCAGATATGAACCATAAAAGAGCACCTTCACAATCTTCTCTACCGGGGGCGCTGGAGCTGGTCGGAATATTTCGTCATCAAAACCCAGGTAAAGTGTTTCTATCTTCCTTCTTGGTATTTTGAATTCACTCGAATAGAAGTTCGCGTGAGCCCCTGTATCAGCAAGAACGAGGTCTGCCAGACTCATTGATACTCGATCTATATTCCTGTTGTGCCAGGCCTGTGCCGAGCCATCTGAGGCATCTCCCCTGTCCAACACCCTGGTCTCGTATCTGGACACAAGTGGATCGAAAACAACTTTTCCTCCGGTCACCCTCGACAGTATGTATGCAAGGGGAACATCTTTATGCCTGAAATCAGGGACAAAAAGAATCTTTCCTTTTTTCCCGGAAAGATACTTCCAGGCAAGCACCGGATACCTGGTATGCACTTTTCGTTTTGTACTGGCACGGCATTCTCCGGTTACTACGCCGATCCTCTCCAGACCCTTTCTAATGATCGAGTTTCTCGGATACAGAGGATCATATCCTCCAAAAAAGACTACAGGCGGACTTTCATCTTTAATTCTTCTACCCGTCCCGATCACTTTTCGGCCTCCACCCTACCCTTAAGCTCTCTCAGAAAGAGGTATTTAAGAAACACATTAAAAGAAGCCAGGACACAAAGCACAAAGCCAGGCATACCGTCGAGAAATCCCAGTTGCAGTATATACATCCTCAGAAACCTCGCAGGTGGATTAAGCAGTATCCCTGGAAACCAGCTGCGCCCTTTTTCCAGAAGGTCTTTAGCTCCATCCCGGCTGTACCGCCTGATCCTGTCGACATGGTCCGACAGGTCACTGTATGGATTATGGAACAAACGCCCCATGAACGAGCCCGCACTACCATCGAGACTAAGTCGCTCATGAACCGATTTTTCCGGATAATGCCCCTTCCCTTTTTTGAAGAATCTAAGAACACGGTCTCTGTGCCAGCCACAGAAACGGATTCGTTTCCCGAGATATTCATTGGAACGTTTCAGCCAGTAACCATTATTTTCACCGCTTTCGCAAGCCTGAACGATCTCATCCCTGAGTTCCGGCGACAACCTCTCATCAGCATCAAGGATCAATATCCATTCCCCGCCGCATCTATCGAGCCCCCAGTTTTTCTGGCTTGCGTGCGAAACAAATTCTCTCTGGTAGACTCTTGCTCCCATCTCACCAGCTATCTTTACGGTATCATCCATCGAAAAGGAATCGACTACGACGACCTCTCCCACTCCCTTTGCACTTTCGAGACAACCCGCAATATTATCCTGCTCGTTCAAGGTTATGACAAGTAACGAGACCTTATTCATATTTTGTTCCGTCATCACATACATCCTTGTCCTCAATACCCAGAACCTTCCTTATCTCTCCCAGGACTTCGGGCGGTTTTATTCTCGAGAGGCAGCCATCTCCTTCATCATTTCCATGCCCATGCGACTGGCAATCGACATCCACCGAAAGCACCCTGTGTTTTTGAGTCATGGGATCCCATGTATGAGGATCCGTAGGTCCGAACAACGTTATAGTCGGAACTCCCTCCATGACCGCAATATGTTTCGGCCCGGAATCGATTCCTGCCAGCACTGAAAGTTCACCGATCAATGCTCCCATCCTGCCTATCCCCATCTCAGGAGGTTTAACAGCAGAATCGCAACAATCGGCGACTCTGGATGCCGAATACTCCTCTCCCGGTCCCCAAATGACTATCGGCCTCATTCCAAGATCCTTTTCTATCGATCTGGCAAGTTCCATAAAATAATCTATCGGCCAGGATTTCGCCCTGTATTTCGCTCCGACTACAAGTCCTGCGTAACCATTTTTTTCAGGTCCAAAGTCCGAAAGAAACTTTCTCGCCCATTCCCTGTGTCCTCCAGCGGCGGCGAAACCTGTCTCGTATCTGCCACTCCTCAGACCCCTGTAAGCTTCAAGTGGATCCTCGTCAACTACTCCCAGTAGCCTTCCCGTCTCGAGATTCGAATCGAATGTATAGCATTTCACATGTTTCCCGTTCCGCATCACTCCACGTGGCAGGATATGGTCGAAACACCAGTTATTTCTCCCGGTATCCATGCCTATCTTATTAACTGCTCCTGACATCTTCGTAATAAGGGAACTTCCGGGAGAACTCAGGAGATCAATAACCAGATCGTATTTTTTTCGTCTTAAAGTCAGGATCGTTCTGAACCTGTCCACCGTACTGCCATCCATTCCTATTACATCATCCACTGGCGCGAACCCATCCAGAGCTTCCCTGAATCTATTCAGGCACAGAAAGTCAATGCTCGAGTCGGGGAAAGTCATTCTCAGCGCTCTGACAAGAGGAAAGGAAAGAACGATATCCCCGAGCGCGTAATACCTCACTATAAGTATCGAACCGGGCTTTTCCCCTGAAGTGATATCTAGCATGTCAGGTCTGTCCATTCTGTGACTTCTACGAGTTTATCAAGGACTGTTTCCACTTTCATCAGATCCAGACATTTCCTCTCATCACAATGATGCAGGTGACATGGAGCGCAATCCTCATTTCTTGTTGCAAGTGAAAAAGGTCCCATACCTTCATAGGGGAACCATATATCAGGTTCCGTCGGACCAAATATCCCTGTCGTAGGTAGTCCAAGAGCAACAGCAAGATGAAGGATCCCGCCATCATTCGCCACTAATGCATCGCAGGCTTTCATCAAAGCTGCCGTATCCCGCAAAGATGAATAAGGGATAATTTTCACATCACTCCCTGATTCCA
Above is a genomic segment from Candidatus Latescibacterota bacterium containing:
- a CDS encoding glycosyltransferase family 2 protein gives rise to the protein MTEQNMNKVSLLVITLNEQDNIAGCLESAKGVGEVVVVDSFSMDDTVKIAGEMGARVYQREFVSHASQKNWGLDRCGGEWILILDADERLSPELRDEIVQACESGENNGYWLKRSNEYLGKRIRFCGWHRDRVLRFFKKGKGHYPEKSVHERLSLDGSAGSFMGRLFHNPYSDLSDHVDRIRRYSRDGAKDLLEKGRSWFPGILLNPPARFLRMYILQLGFLDGMPGFVLCVLASFNVFLKYLFLRELKGRVEAEK
- a CDS encoding glycosyltransferase family 9 protein, encoding MDRPDMLDITSGEKPGSILIVRYYALGDIVLSFPLVRALRMTFPDSSIDFLCLNRFREALDGFAPVDDVIGMDGSTVDRFRTILTLRRKKYDLVIDLLSSPGSSLITKMSGAVNKIGMDTGRNNWCFDHILPRGVMRNGKHVKCYTFDSNLETGRLLGVVDEDPLEAYRGLRSGRYETGFAAAGGHREWARKFLSDFGPEKNGYAGLVVGAKYRAKSWPIDYFMELARSIEKDLGMRPIVIWGPGEEYSASRVADCCDSAVKPPEMGIGRMGALIGELSVLAGIDSGPKHIAVMEGVPTITLFGPTDPHTWDPMTQKHRVLSVDVDCQSHGHGNDEGDGCLSRIKPPEVLGEIRKVLGIEDKDVCDDGTKYE
- a CDS encoding glycosyltransferase family 4 protein, which gives rise to MIGTGRRIKDESPPVVFFGGYDPLYPRNSIIRKGLERIGVVTGECRASTKRKVHTRYPVLAWKYLSGKKGKILFVPDFRHKDVPLAYILSRVTGGKVVFDPLVSRYETRVLDRGDASDGSAQAWHNRNIDRVSMSLADLVLADTGAHANFYSSEFKIPRRKIETLYLGFDDEIFRPAPAPPVEKIVKVLFYGSYLPLHGVETIIEAAGLLDSHTLEITLVGGGQTFGQVKERANGLRDGAVIFREFMSQNELVETISRSHIVLGVFGTTPKTGMVIPNKVFQAMAVGRPVITAGTPAIEEIFRPEHDILTIPAGNPKALADAVERLAEDGGLRNRIAENGSQAVCDRFNPPRIAEKLLSLLEHEGIFISSTFDR